Genomic segment of Streptomyces longhuiensis:
CTGGAGAGCGGCGAGTCCGTCACTGACATGCAGCTCGTCGGGCCCGCGCCCGACTCCGCCGAGCGCCGCCACTGGTCGATCAACCTCTACCGCGTGCACAGCGGCAGCGGCCGGCCCATCGGCGTCGCCGGGCTCGCCACCGACGTCACCCGGCGGCACGCCGCCGCCCGCGAGGCCGCGCACGCCCGCCGCAACCTCGCCCTCCTCAACGAAGCGGGCGCCCGCATAGGCAACTCGCTCGACCTGGAGACCACCGCCCGCGAGCTCCTCGACGTCGTCGTCCCCGGCTTCTGCGACCTCGCCTCCGTCGACCTCTACCAAGGGCTCCTCGCCGGCGACGAGTCGGCGCTCAACAGCCGCAGCCTCGCCGACGGCAGCGCCGAGCTGCGCAGGGTCGCCGCCGCGAGCGCCGTCGCCGACGTGCCGTACCTCGAAGCGTCCGGAGGCGACGGGGTCGTCGAGGTCGGGGCCGTCCACCGCTACTCCTTCAACTCGCCCTGCGCGGACGCCCTGCGCACCGCCCGCCCCCAGTTCGTCCCCGCCGCGTCCGGCGGCCTCATCCAGTCCACGCTGGCCGTGCCGATGGTCGCCCACGACACCGTCGTCGGCCTCGCGCGCTTCGCCCGTACGAAGGGCAGCGAGCCCTTCAACGACCGCGACCGCGCCCTCGCCGTCGAACTCGCCGCGCGCGCCGCCGTCTGCATCGACAACGCCCGCCTCTACCGGCGCGAGCACGAGCGCGCCCTGATACTCCAGCGGTCGCTGCTCCCGCCGGACGACCCCGAGGCGTCCGGCCTCGACATCGCCTGCCGTTACCTGCCGGGCAACGCGGCCACGGAGGTCGGCGGCGACTGGTTCGACGTCATCGAGCTGCCGGGGCACAGAACCGCGCTCGTCGTCGGCGACGTCATGGGCCGCGGCCTGCGCGCCGCCGTCGCCATGGGCGAACTGCGCACCGCCGTACGGACCCTGGCCCTCCTCGACCTCGAACCCGCGGAGGTCCTCTCCGCGCTCGACGAGATCGCCCGCGGCCTCGGCGCTCCCGGCAGCCCGTCGTCCCCGGCCCCCGGCCCCGGCGGCGGTGTCCAGCAGGCCACCCGCGCCGCCCGCAGGACCGGCGACGCCGACCTCTCCGAGGTCTACCTCGCCACCTGCGTGTACGCGGTCTACGACGCCGTGACCCGGCGCTGCACCTTCGCCAACGCGGGCCATCTGCCGCCCGTCCTGGTCGAGCCCGGCGAAGGGGCGCTCATGCTCGACGTACCCCCGGGCATGCCGCTCGGCGTCGGCGGGGAGCCCTTCGAGGAGGTGGAGGTCGAACTGCCCGAGGGCTCGCTCCTCGCCCTCTACACCGACGGGCTCGTCGAGTCCCGCGACCACCCCCTCGACGAGGGCCTCTCCGCGTTCCGCAGCGCCCTGGACGATCCCTCGCCCGCGCTCGAGGACGTCTGCGACCACGTGCTGACCACGCTCGACACCCATCACGGCGAGGACGACATCGCGCTGCTGATGGCCCGCGTGCAGGGCCTGCCGGCCGACGCCGTGGGCGACTGGACGCTGCCGCGCGAGCCGCGCTCGGTGGGCCGCGCCCGCGAATTCACCCGCGCCCAGCTGACCCAATGGGACCTGGAGCCGCTCGTCGACACGACGGAACTGCTGGTCAGTGAGCTGGTCACCAACGCCCTGCGGTACGGCGAGGGCGAGATCAGGCTGCGCCTCCTGCTCGACCGCACCCTCGTGTGCGAGGTGTGGGACGCGGGCCTCGTCCAGCCGCGCCGCCGCCGCGCGCGCGACACGGACGAGGGCGGCCGCGGGCTTCAACTCGTGGGCCTGCTCAGCGCCTCCTGGGGCTCGCGCAGGACGCCGCGCGGCAAGACCGTCTGGTTCGAACTCCCGCTGCCGGACGGCGATTCGGCGGCCGTGGACCCGACGGAGGCGCTGCTCAGCCTGTACTGA
This window contains:
- a CDS encoding SpoIIE family protein phosphatase; the encoded protein is MSEIPAKATSSEDTSGGTAARDAAGPLRAETWQSSPPGSMYDYIKVASFSIGPDGLIDQWSRRAAQLFGVSAQEAVGKDPIEAFVSTELRERGHRKMAEILDGREWTGVVPFRMPRDRAAETDGSASGERDPRVPGQHIPGQHGPAPYTEGIAEVYVMPTETESGERAAVCIVVDVRALRRIETDLAASEAIFGQSPFGFLLFGTDLKVQRANRPFAAVFGGRADDHRGRTVHDYLPRGEADRVQAALRRVLESGESVTDMQLVGPAPDSAERRHWSINLYRVHSGSGRPIGVAGLATDVTRRHAAAREAAHARRNLALLNEAGARIGNSLDLETTARELLDVVVPGFCDLASVDLYQGLLAGDESALNSRSLADGSAELRRVAAASAVADVPYLEASGGDGVVEVGAVHRYSFNSPCADALRTARPQFVPAASGGLIQSTLAVPMVAHDTVVGLARFARTKGSEPFNDRDRALAVELAARAAVCIDNARLYRREHERALILQRSLLPPDDPEASGLDIACRYLPGNAATEVGGDWFDVIELPGHRTALVVGDVMGRGLRAAVAMGELRTAVRTLALLDLEPAEVLSALDEIARGLGAPGSPSSPAPGPGGGVQQATRAARRTGDADLSEVYLATCVYAVYDAVTRRCTFANAGHLPPVLVEPGEGALMLDVPPGMPLGVGGEPFEEVEVELPEGSLLALYTDGLVESRDHPLDEGLSAFRSALDDPSPALEDVCDHVLTTLDTHHGEDDIALLMARVQGLPADAVGDWTLPREPRSVGRAREFTRAQLTQWDLEPLVDTTELLVSELVTNALRYGEGEIRLRLLLDRTLVCEVWDAGLVQPRRRRARDTDEGGRGLQLVGLLSASWGSRRTPRGKTVWFELPLPDGDSAAVDPTEALLSLY